The genomic region CCTGCATCATCATAGGATGGTACACCAAGAATCTTCTCTCTTTCTACAAGAATTCCTTTCCCATCTCCTTTGTCACCGTGACAAACTGCACAATAAATAGTGTACAAACCTTTACCTTCTGCAAGATTATCCTGAGTATATGGAATTGGATTGTTAAGATTTGCCTTTGCATTCGCAAGTCCTGCAGCAGAATTTTCGTAATCATACGGCATCCATCCTCTTGGAATAGATCCTTCTACCGGTAATTTTGCCTCCTGAGCATTCTCGAATACATTGTACTCGCCGTAGGTTTCGTAACCTACAGATTCATACATATCTGGCATATACTGATAGTTTGGATCCTCCTTGTCATTGCAGGAAACAACTGCAAAGCCAAGCAGACAAAATCCTATAGTTTTATGGAACAAACTTCTCATTATCACTATTTATTATCTATTAATCTAATTTCAGATGCTCCAGTATCGTAAAGAAACTTAGTAAGATCATCTATGTTATGGTTCGCAGCATCCACTTCCATAAGAAACAGGTCATCTGTTGTTCTTACATCAGGGTTCTCAGCTTTTTTGAATGGCCATAATCTACTTCTCATGTAGAAGGTGATTACCATAAGGTGAGCTGCAAAGAATACTGTAAGCTCGAACATGATAGGTACGAACGCCGGCATATTCTGAAAGAAACTGAAACTTGGTTTACCACCTATATCCTGTGGCCAGTCTTCGATCATGATGAAATTCATCATTGCAATTGCAACACAGAGACCAACAACCCCATACATAAATGAAGTGATAGCCAATCTAGTTGGAGCAAGTCCCATTGCCTTATCTAGTCCGTGAACCGGGAATGGACAATAAATCTCACCAATATGATAGCGTGCTTCACGAATCTGCTTTACAGCTTGTAATAGCAGATCGTCATCTCGGTAAATAGCGTGTAAAACTTTAGATGCCATCCTGATTATTTATTTTTTAGTTTGTTTGCCTGTTCAACCCAACCTGCTCTATTCTCCTGAATAGGGAAGTTCTCGATCACTTCATCAAGCAATTCAAAATCCTGTTCTGTTAATCTACTTACCTGATCAAAAAGATAAATTCCAACCTGGTGTAGGTGTTGTTGAAGTAATGGTCCAACATTCTTAAGCCTGGTTAGATCATCTGCATCCTGCTTAGCTGGATCGTAAGTACCAATTCTACCAAGCATCTCATCGATACGGTCTTTCATTACTTCTGAAACAACCATTCCATCTGCATTCACTGTCTCTTCATGAACATGGTCTGCTTCTGTGGTAGTGGTATGTTCAGTATCTTCAATTTTATTATGAATTCCGGCTTCTACATTCTGCTTAGGATTTCTTCCTACTGCCTGCGGATCATAATGCAGCGCATCATCACCCTTTTCAGCTCTTAATCTTTTATACTTGTCTCCGGAAGCTTTCAGGATGGTTTTAACCTCTGCCTGAGCGATCACAGGGAATGAACGGGCGTACAATAAGAATAATACAAAGAAGAATCCAATGGTACCAATAAAGATCCCGATATCTACAAATGTTGGAGAGAACATCGTCCATGAAGACGGTAGGTAATCACGGTGAAGCGAAGTCACAATAATTACGAAACGCTCAAACCACATTCCTATGTTTACAACGATCGATATAAAGAAAGAGAACATGATGCTGGTACGTAGTTTTTTGAACCACATGAACTGTGGTGAAAACACGTTACAAGTCATCATACTCCAGTATGCCCACCAGTAAGGTCCGGTAGCCCTGTTAAGGAATGCATACTGCTCGTATTCCACTCCTGAATACCAGGCGATAACCAGCTCGGTAATATATGCAGTACCAACAATAGAACCTGTGATCATGATCACAATGTTCATTAATTCGATATGCTGAATAGTAATATAGTCTTCTAAGTTAGAAACCTTTCTCATGATGATAAGCAAGGTATTTACCATCGCAAATCCTGAGAAGATTGCTCCTGCAACGAAGTAAGGAGGGAAAATGGTCGTATGCCATCCCGGTATTACCGAAGTTGCAAAGTCAAAAGATACAATCGTGTGTACAGAAAGTACAAGTGGTGTTGCCAATCCGGCAAGTACCAGTGATACTTCTTCAAAACGTTGCCAGTCTTTAGCACGTCCACTCCATCCAAAGGATAGAATTCCGTAGACTTTCTTAGTAAAAGGAGTAATCGCACGGTCACGGATCATTGCAAAATCAGGTAGCAATCCAGTCCACCAGAATACCAGTGATACAGAAAGATAGGTTGAGA from Christiangramia sp. OXR-203 harbors:
- a CDS encoding cytochrome c — encoded protein: MRSLFHKTIGFCLLGFAVVSCNDKEDPNYQYMPDMYESVGYETYGEYNVFENAQEAKLPVEGSIPRGWMPYDYENSAAGLANAKANLNNPIPYTQDNLAEGKGLYTIYCAVCHGDKGDGKGILVEREKILGVPSYDDAGRAITEGSVYHVMYYGINNMGSYASQTSIEERWQIDHYVMSLKDKLEGKPEREFEEEQTSLLPSRADANIYEDAGDTAAEGATENNQTETQE
- the nrfD gene encoding NrfD/PsrC family molybdoenzyme membrane anchor subunit, giving the protein MSHYEAPIRKPLVTGNKTYHDVTVDVAAPVEGRANKSWWIVFSIALVAFLWGVGCIVYTISTGIGTWGLNKTVGWAWDITNFVWWVGIGHAGTLISAVLLLFRQKWRMAINRSAEAMTIFSVMQAGLFPLIHMGRPWLAYWVLPIPNQFGSLWVNFNSPLLWDVFAISTYLSVSLVFWWTGLLPDFAMIRDRAITPFTKKVYGILSFGWSGRAKDWQRFEEVSLVLAGLATPLVLSVHTIVSFDFATSVIPGWHTTIFPPYFVAGAIFSGFAMVNTLLIIMRKVSNLEDYITIQHIELMNIVIMITGSIVGTAYITELVIAWYSGVEYEQYAFLNRATGPYWWAYWSMMTCNVFSPQFMWFKKLRTSIMFSFFISIVVNIGMWFERFVIIVTSLHRDYLPSSWTMFSPTFVDIGIFIGTIGFFFVLFLLYARSFPVIAQAEVKTILKASGDKYKRLRAEKGDDALHYDPQAVGRNPKQNVEAGIHNKIEDTEHTTTTEADHVHEETVNADGMVVSEVMKDRIDEMLGRIGTYDPAKQDADDLTRLKNVGPLLQQHLHQVGIYLFDQVSRLTEQDFELLDEVIENFPIQENRAGWVEQANKLKNK
- a CDS encoding DUF3341 domain-containing protein, giving the protein MASKVLHAIYRDDDLLLQAVKQIREARYHIGEIYCPFPVHGLDKAMGLAPTRLAITSFMYGVVGLCVAIAMMNFIMIEDWPQDIGGKPSFSFFQNMPAFVPIMFELTVFFAAHLMVITFYMRSRLWPFKKAENPDVRTTDDLFLMEVDAANHNIDDLTKFLYDTGASEIRLIDNK